A window from Sphingobium sp. EM0848 encodes these proteins:
- a CDS encoding sensor histidine kinase KdpD has protein sequence MNMPAHPAVIRATVAADGRLLSADAPLLALQQEAGGELGEVIAIPQLAAMARLAARLGVTVSRPVAAAAERGDIDMWVRAKPDGQSVHMAVIDWHERSPVTAPVDLAQRDMDIAALSEGWTWQIDTQLRFQMVLEGQGGQGVLPGAPPVPGSPFTSYFELRPNGEGDLPILHGFAQRRAFRGQLAALTSDAEQHFALSGFPMFDLSGQLVGYRGKALPMERAIMAPLAAAEPTVLYPAEFGKRLDRSLRQPLGRIIANADSIGAQFEGPLRPDYVGYAHDIASAGRHLMALIDDLADLQAIDRPDFAVIAEELDLSDIGRRAAGLFLVKAMDRGMSVVAPAAESSEPAVGEFRRALQILMNLVGNAVRYAPEGSTVRIETGRDGEQAWITVLDQGEGVPADSRERIFDKFERLGRSDAGGSGLGLYISRRLARAMGGDIRVDDAPGGGARFTLFLPALN, from the coding sequence GATGCGCCCTTGCTCGCCTTGCAGCAGGAAGCGGGCGGAGAGCTGGGAGAGGTGATCGCGATCCCGCAACTGGCGGCGATGGCGCGGCTGGCGGCGAGACTGGGAGTCACCGTGTCGCGTCCGGTGGCGGCGGCGGCCGAGCGTGGCGATATCGACATGTGGGTGCGTGCCAAGCCGGATGGCCAGAGCGTGCACATGGCCGTCATCGATTGGCATGAGCGGTCCCCCGTCACCGCGCCCGTCGATCTGGCGCAGCGGGATATGGATATTGCAGCCCTGTCCGAAGGTTGGACATGGCAGATCGATACGCAATTGCGATTCCAGATGGTGCTGGAAGGGCAGGGCGGACAGGGCGTTCTGCCCGGCGCACCGCCAGTGCCGGGTAGCCCCTTCACCAGCTATTTCGAATTGCGGCCGAATGGGGAGGGCGATCTGCCGATTCTGCACGGCTTCGCTCAGCGGCGCGCGTTTCGCGGTCAGCTTGCCGCACTGACCAGCGACGCAGAGCAGCATTTCGCCTTGTCGGGTTTCCCGATGTTCGACCTGAGCGGTCAGCTTGTGGGCTATCGCGGCAAGGCCCTGCCGATGGAGCGGGCGATCATGGCGCCGCTTGCCGCGGCCGAACCGACGGTGCTTTATCCCGCCGAGTTCGGGAAGAGGCTGGACCGGTCGCTGCGTCAGCCATTGGGGCGGATCATCGCCAATGCCGATTCGATCGGCGCTCAGTTCGAAGGTCCCTTGCGGCCCGACTATGTCGGCTATGCTCATGACATTGCGTCGGCTGGACGGCATCTGATGGCGCTGATCGATGATCTGGCCGATCTCCAGGCGATCGACCGGCCCGATTTTGCCGTGATCGCCGAGGAGCTCGACCTGTCAGACATAGGGCGGCGCGCGGCGGGATTGTTCCTGGTCAAGGCGATGGACCGCGGCATGTCCGTGGTGGCGCCGGCAGCGGAATCGTCGGAGCCTGCGGTTGGCGAGTTCCGCCGGGCTTTGCAGATATTGATGAATCTGGTCGGCAATGCCGTGCGCTATGCGCCGGAGGGATCGACCGTGCGGATCGAAACGGGGCGGGACGGCGAACAGGCCTGGATCACCGTGCTGGATCAGGGCGAGGGGGTTCCCGCCGATAGCCGCGAGCGGATATTCGACAAGTTCGAGCGACTGGGCCGCAGCGATGCGGGGGGCAGCGGCCTTGGCCTTTATATCTCGCGCCGTCTGGCTCGGGCCATGGGTGGGGATATCCGCGTCGACGACGCGCCCGGGGGCGGGGCGCGGTTCACGCTTTTTCTGCCCGCCTTGAACTAA
- the gltX gene encoding glutamate--tRNA ligase, with protein MSRNEAVSATGSNKQVVTRFAPSPTGFLHIGGARTALFNWLFARHHGGKFLLRIEDTDRARSTEEAVAAIFDGLEWLGLGGDEPAVFQFERTPRHAEVANRLLEAGHAYRCYATPEELAELREQQRAAKQPMRYDGRWRDRSAEEAPEGAPYVIRLKAPREGETVIEDAVQGRVVVQNAELDDMILLRSDGTPTYMLAVVVDDHDMGVTHVIRGDDHLNNAFRQLGIIKAMGWEEPIYAHIPLIHGSDGAKLSKRHGALGVDAYRDEMGMLPEAVLNYLLRLGWGYGDEEIISRDRAVELFDIAGVGRSPSRFDIKKLENLNGHYMREADDARLAALVAPRVAARLGHNLPESGEKLLTEAMPSLKPRAKTLNEIAEGAEFLFKNCPLDFDEKAISLLDDSARALLGQTADALAPVQSWTVEAIEDAIRRVAEDVGLGLGKVAQPLRAALTGRTVSPGIFDVLFLLGKTESLERLAAVRHASAS; from the coding sequence ATGTCAAGGAATGAAGCGGTGAGTGCCACGGGTTCGAACAAACAGGTAGTAACCCGTTTTGCGCCATCGCCTACCGGTTTTCTTCACATCGGCGGAGCGCGCACTGCGCTCTTCAACTGGCTGTTCGCGCGCCATCATGGCGGCAAGTTCCTGCTGCGGATCGAGGATACCGACCGCGCCCGTTCGACCGAAGAAGCGGTGGCCGCCATCTTCGATGGTCTGGAATGGCTGGGTCTGGGCGGCGACGAGCCCGCCGTGTTCCAGTTCGAGCGCACCCCGCGCCATGCGGAAGTCGCCAATCGACTCCTCGAAGCCGGTCATGCTTATCGCTGTTACGCCACGCCTGAGGAACTGGCGGAATTGCGCGAACAGCAGCGCGCCGCCAAGCAGCCGATGCGCTATGACGGTCGCTGGCGCGATCGCTCGGCCGAAGAAGCGCCGGAAGGCGCGCCCTATGTCATCCGACTGAAGGCCCCGCGCGAAGGCGAGACGGTGATCGAGGATGCCGTGCAGGGCCGCGTCGTCGTCCAGAATGCGGAGCTGGACGACATGATCCTGCTGCGTTCCGACGGTACGCCGACCTATATGCTGGCCGTGGTGGTCGACGATCATGACATGGGCGTCACCCACGTCATTCGCGGCGACGATCACCTCAACAACGCGTTTCGCCAGCTCGGCATCATCAAGGCCATGGGCTGGGAAGAACCGATCTACGCCCATATTCCGCTGATCCACGGCTCCGACGGCGCCAAGCTTTCGAAGCGGCACGGCGCGCTCGGCGTCGATGCCTATCGCGACGAAATGGGGATGCTGCCCGAAGCCGTGCTCAACTATCTGCTTCGACTCGGCTGGGGCTATGGGGATGAGGAAATCATTTCCCGCGACCGCGCCGTCGAACTGTTCGACATCGCAGGAGTCGGTCGCTCGCCCTCGCGCTTCGACATCAAGAAGCTGGAGAATCTGAACGGCCATTATATGCGTGAGGCGGACGATGCCCGGCTGGCTGCTCTGGTCGCACCGCGCGTTGCCGCCCGGCTGGGCCACAACCTTCCGGAAAGCGGGGAAAAGCTGCTCACGGAGGCGATGCCCTCGCTGAAGCCGCGCGCCAAGACGCTTAATGAAATTGCTGAAGGCGCCGAATTTTTGTTCAAAAATTGCCCTCTCGATTTTGACGAGAAGGCCATTTCTCTGCTAGACGACTCCGCGCGTGCGCTGCTGGGACAAACAGCCGACGCTCTTGCCCCCGTTCAGTCCTGGACGGTCGAAGCGATCGAAGATGCAATACGCCGCGTGGCAGAGGATGTCGGCCTCGGGTTGGGGAAGGTCGCGCAACCTTTGCGCGCGGCGCTGACCGGACGTACGGTTTCGCCGGGAATTTTCGACGTCCTTTTCCTTCTGGGAAAGACGGAGAGCTTGGAACGATTGGCCGCTGTGAGGCACGCATCGGCCAGTTGA
- a CDS encoding citrate synthase: protein MSDNNATLTVAGDTKDYAILNGTVGPQVIDVRKLYANTGMFTYDPGFTSTASCDSGLTYIDGDAGVLLHRGYPIDQLAEQSSFMEVSYLLLNGELPSKQELEDFTRTITRHTMVHEQLTAFYRGFRRDAHPMAVMCGVVGALSAFYHDSTDINDPDQRRIASHRLIAKMPTIAAMAYKYTVGQPFVYPRNDLSYTANFLNMTFSVPAEEYEIDPVVVDAMDKIFTLHADHEQNASTSTVRLAGSSGANPFACIAAGIACLWGPAHGGANEAALNMLREIGTVDRIPEYIARAKNKDDPFRLMGFGHRVYKNYDPRATVMQKTAKDVLAKLGVSDPIFDVAKELEQIALNDPYFIEKKLYPNVDFYSGVILSAIGFPTEMFTVLFALARTVGWVAQWNEMISDPAQKIGRPRQLYTGPAQRDYVPVDKR, encoded by the coding sequence ATGTCGGATAATAATGCCACTTTGACTGTCGCAGGCGACACAAAAGACTATGCCATTTTGAACGGCACGGTCGGCCCGCAGGTCATCGATGTTCGCAAGCTTTACGCCAACACCGGCATGTTTACCTACGATCCGGGCTTCACCTCGACCGCAAGCTGCGATTCGGGCCTGACCTACATCGACGGCGACGCCGGCGTGCTGCTGCACCGCGGCTATCCCATCGATCAGCTCGCCGAACAGTCGAGCTTCATGGAAGTGTCCTATCTGCTCCTCAACGGCGAACTGCCCTCGAAGCAGGAGCTGGAGGACTTCACCCGCACCATCACGCGCCATACCATGGTGCATGAACAGCTCACCGCCTTCTATCGCGGTTTCCGCCGCGACGCGCACCCGATGGCCGTGATGTGCGGCGTGGTCGGCGCGCTGTCGGCCTTTTACCATGACTCGACCGACATCAATGACCCGGACCAGCGCCGGATCGCCAGCCACCGCCTGATCGCCAAGATGCCGACGATCGCGGCTATGGCCTATAAATATACGGTGGGTCAGCCGTTCGTCTATCCGCGCAACGACCTCAGCTACACCGCCAACTTCCTGAACATGACCTTCTCGGTCCCGGCGGAAGAATATGAGATCGATCCGGTCGTCGTGGACGCGATGGACAAGATCTTCACGCTCCATGCCGACCATGAGCAGAACGCCTCGACCTCGACCGTGCGTCTGGCCGGCTCCTCGGGCGCCAACCCCTTCGCCTGCATCGCGGCCGGCATCGCCTGCCTCTGGGGTCCGGCGCATGGCGGCGCGAATGAAGCCGCGCTCAACATGCTTCGCGAAATCGGCACCGTTGATCGCATTCCGGAATATATCGCCCGTGCCAAGAACAAGGACGATCCGTTCCGCCTGATGGGCTTCGGTCACCGCGTCTACAAGAACTACGATCCGCGCGCGACCGTCATGCAGAAGACCGCGAAGGATGTTCTGGCCAAGCTGGGCGTCAGCGATCCGATCTTCGACGTGGCGAAGGAACTGGAGCAGATCGCGCTCAACGATCCTTATTTCATCGAGAAGAAGCTCTACCCGAATGTGGACTTCTATTCGGGCGTGATCCTCTCGGCCATCGGCTTCCCGACCGAGATGTTCACCGTGCTCTTCGCCCTCGCCCGCACGGTTGGCTGGGTCGCTCAGTGGAACGAAATGATTTCGGACCCAGCACAGAAGATCGGTCGTCCGCGTCAGCTCTACACCGGCCCCGCCCAGCGCGACTATGTCCCGGTCGACAAGCGCTAA